The stretch of DNA ACCGTGCGAATTGCGACGCGGCAATTTACCGATCGCTATGGCGTGAAGAATACGGTGATCGTGGGGATGAGCTGTTTGGTGTTGTCGATGCTCGCCTATTTGCCGGTCACGACGTATTGGATGTTGCCGCTTCCGGCGGTCTTTGGCGGCGCGGCGCACGCGTTTCTGTTTCCGGCGGTCGTGGCTGGCGGAGCGACGGTCTTTCCGCGGCGGTATCGCGGAACGGGGACCAACTTGATGTTGGCGTCGCTCGACTTTGGCTCGCTGGTTGGCTATCCGCTGGAAGGGGCGATCGTGACCGGGGCCGACGAGCAGGGCCTGCCGGGCTATCCGACGATGTTTCTGACGCTGGCGGCCACCTTTACGCTGACGACGATTCTGTACGCGGCGCTGGGACGCAAAGAGATTGGGGAAGAGTTTGCCGTCGAACTCGAAGAGGAAACGGCGCCAACGATCGAGCCGGCGCCCATAGCCGATCCGGAAGCGGATCAGACCGAACGAGAAGCGACCAACTGCCGGTAGTAATCGATCGACATTTGCAGGCCGGTCTCGAAGTCGATCTCGACTTCATAGTTGAGCAGCGTGCGGGCCAGGGTATTATCGGCCATGCTGTCGCGGACGTCGCCGATTCGGGGCGGATCATGCTTGGGCTGGACGTCGGTGCCGAGTTCGCGATTCAACAGTTCGATCAGACGCAACAGCGACGTGCTGCGGCCGTTAGCGACGTTGATAATGCGACCGGCGACGCCATCGGCGCTGGCGGCCGAGAGATTGGCCAGGGCGACATTCTTGACGAAGGTAAAGTCGCGCGATTGCTCGCCATCGCCGTAAATGACGGGGCGCTGGTCGCGAAGCAGCAGCGTGATGAAGATCGGGATGACGGCCGAGTAGGGGCTGTCAGGATCTTGCCGCGGACCGAAGACGTTGAAGTAGCGGAGGCCGACCGTCTCGATGCCGTAGGTGTGGTAGAAGGCCTGCAGATAGTACTCGGCCGAGAGCTTGGCGGCGGCGTAGGGGGAGAGCGGATTGGGGAGATCGGTCTCGCGTTTGGCGAGCGTGGGGGCGTCGCCATAGGCGCTGCTGGACGCGGCGTAGATCACGCGGCGGACGTTCGCCTGGCGGGCTTCGTTGAGCAGGTTGACGGTGGCGGTCACGCAGTGGGCGTGGGTGTCGAGCGGACGTTCGACGCTGAGCGGTACCGAAGCGAGGGCCGCCTGGTGGAAGATCACGTCGACGCCATGGACCGCTTTGGCGACGACGGCGCTGTCGGTCAGGCACCCTTCGACAAAGTCGATCTTATCGGCGACCGGATCGAGATTGCTGCGTTTGCCGGTGCTGAGGTTGTCGATGACGCGGACCTCGTCGCCGCGAGCGACCAACGCGTCGACGATGTGCGATCCGATAAAACCAGCGCCGCCGGTAACGAGATACTTGGCCATGTCTTGCTGCTAGGTTGGATGTGGGACAGCCAGGCGAAGGGTTACTTCAACTTGGCGTTCATCGCGACCGCCGCTTCGATGCGACCGCCGATCGAGGCGATCCGTTTCGAGGCCGCCTTCACGTCATCTTTTGTGGCGCGTCCCAAACAAGCCGTCAAGTAGATCGACTGGCACAAGACGGCGTACAGTTCCGTCGAAACGGCGCCAGGGTGTTCCCCCACCAGGATGACGAGCGGCCAGATCTCGCTGAACTCTTGCCAGACCGCCTGGGCCGATTCGAGGTCGCTGCGCGACACCGTATAGAGGCTACGTCCTGCGGGCAGAAAGTCAATTTCGCCGCATTGCAGGCCGACGACCCGTTCGGACAATTTCGTCTCGCGGCGGATCACCTCGTAAAACCCGAGCGAATCGCGCAGTCCGAGCCGGTGCGAAAGCTGCTTGCCATGCACGTCGCCGTCGATCACCAAGACGCGGCGATTTTTGCTGGCGACGGCCAGCGCCGTGTGGAAACCGGCCTGGTGCGCGTCATCGCCCCCATCGGCCGACAGAAACAACGTCGACGTCGGTTTGCTGGTCGGCTGCGCAAGTCGCTCGTAACGTTCGCTGATTCGCGCATCTTGGAGATCGGCCTTGGTCTGCTCTTCGTAGGAGCAGAGATGGGGACGGGGAACCGCCGATGTGAACGACGGACGCAGCAGCATCGGGATCTTCGCGTCGCGGACAGGCGGCGGGGTCGCTTCGCTGTGAGGTTCTTCGCTTGGTTCCGCGGGGCGGGCGATCTCGGCAGCGTTGGCCGGAGATGCGCTCGCTTGAGCAGCGGCTGCGCGGGCCGATGCGGCGGCGACTTCGGCCGCTTCCGCTTTGGCGTCGGCGGCGCGGCGAGCCTGTTCGAGCTGCGCTTTTTCTGCGGCTCGCAGGCGAACGACCTCGGCCAGATCGTTTTCGTGGCTCTCCAGCGAACGGCGGGCTTCGGTCAGATCTTGCTGTTGGGTTTCGACCGTCTGGCGAGCCTCGGCGAGGGCCTCGTTCAGCTCGGCTTCTTTGCGAGCGAACTCTTCGGCCTGTTTGCTTAGCTCGTCGCTCAGGCTGGCCCGCAACGTTTGCTCATCGACGGTCGGCGCGGCTTGGATCGCCTGTTGCACCTCTTGCAGTTCGGCCTCTTTGGCCGAGAGTTGTTCGGAGAGGCGGGTGGCGTCGATGGTCAGTTGCTGTCGCGCCAGGTCGAACTCTTGCAGTTTCGCTTCGAGCGCCTGCTGCTTTTTCCGAAAGCGAGCTTCGTCTTCCTGGCGACGTTGGACAGACTCGGCCTGGTGACGCTCAAGCTCGGCCTGCAGTTCGGTCTGCAATTCTTCGTGGGCGGTGGCGTCATCCTGGTGTGACGCGAGTTGTGACTCGAGCTGAGCGAGTTGCTCTTGCAGGCGGGTTTTCTCGGCGCCAAGTTCCGCTTCGAGCCGCTTACGCTGCTCGGCCAGTTGCTGATCGCGCTCGTCGATTTGCCGCTGATACTCATCGCGGAGACGCTGCTCGGTCTCGGCGACGGCCTGATCTACCGCCGCCGCCACTTCGCGAACCGCGTCGACCTGGCCGACGGTGTTGTTGATCGTCGGCGTCGACGCAGGGGCGGCGCCCTGCTCTTGCAGACGTTTCAACGCGTCGAGCATTTTCGACATGGTTTAAGGCCTCGGCTACCTTAGGCGTGTTCGCGACGAAGGTTGCTGAAGAGCCGACGGAAGTCGCGCCGACGGCTGCGGGCCGGGGCTGGATCGGATTCATGCTCTTCGATAATCAGAATGTCGCGGTCGTCGGCCGGAGTCGGCTGCCCGGTTGGCGCCGCGGCGACATGACGCGAGACGATCTCTTCGTCTTTGGCATACGGCGGCATGACGACGTCGACCGCCGCGACCAAGTCGTGGTTCGACTGAATCACCACCGGCGCCGGTTCTAGCAGCGACGCGATCTCGACCCCTTCGCGGCTATGGACCTGCTTCAGCACGTCGCGGGCGTCGCTGAGGGTGGCGTAACGATCGAGGATCACCTCTTCGGCGTCGAACGATTCTGCGAACGGATTCTTGAAGGCGCTCTCGAACTCAAGCTCCGCTTCCGGCGTCAGGTTCGCGTGGGGCTCGAAGTCGGCTTCGTTCGCGTCGATCCGCAAGGTCGCGGCGGCGTCTTCATCGGGCGCGTCCCGCTTGTGCTTCGGCGGGGCGGTGATGCGCGAGGGGAACTTGACCGATTGCGGCGGCTCTAGCTCATCATCGAGCGAACCGAATTCAAGCACGCCCTCTTCGCTCTTGGGGGCGTTGAACTCTTGCTGGCTGGTCGACCACGGTCCCGGCATCTGCTGCAGGTCGGCCCACGCTTCTTCGATGCCGCTGGCGTCAATTCGTTTGTGCGAGCCAAGCGACGCCAGCACCAACACGTGATCGCACAGCTGGTTGATCAAGCGGGGAACGCCGCTGGCGACATGGCTGACCGCCTCGAGCGCTTCGTCCGAAAAGACGACCTGCTGGGCGCCGGCTTCTTCCAACTGGTATTGGATGAACTCGGAGGTCTCGGCTTTCGAGAAGGTCTCCAAGTAGCAGCGTGCGGCGACGCGCTGGTTCAGCGAAGTGAGTCGCGGCGAGGCGAATCGTTCTTCCATCATCATGCCGCCTGCCAAGGCCAGGCTGACTAGCGATTCGCCCTTGTGCGAGATGTTGGTCAGCAGGCGGAGTTCGTCGAGCAGGCGAGTCGGCAGCGCGTCGGCTTCGTCAATAAAGATGATCAGCCCTTCGCGATCGTCTTCGGACGAATGGAGGAAATCGACCAGCGACAGACGCAGCTCGCCTTCTTCCAGACCACGGTAAGGGAGGCCCAGGTCGTACAGCAATGCCTGCAGGAGAGCGCGACGCGAGCAGACTCGACCGCACTGCAGGAACGAGATATGTCGCTGCGACTGCAGATCTTTGGCCAGCACCTTCATCAACAACGACTTGCCGAGTCCCGGTCCGCCGATCAGCAGGGCGGGGCCTTCGCCACGATGCAGGCAACGGCGCATCGTGCTACGGGCCGCTTCGGCCGCGGCTGACGGAAAATAATAGGCGGCATCGGCGGCCGCAGGAAAAGGGCGCCGCGTTAGTTGATAGAACGTTTCGTACATTGCTTATTTTTCCTAGGCTGTGCAGGTCTTGATGGCCGACTGCAAGCCAAGTCGTCGAAGTGATTTGCGCTGCGCAGGGTGCATTTCAAGCATCGGCAAAAACAGGGGTCGATCTCCACCGCGACCAAGTCGGAATCTGCTAAGGCTTCGCTAGTTTGCAAACTTCCAAAGTTGGTCTTGCGCGTTGTAAATCGCCGTGAACGGCTCATGCGTGAAGGTCCGCGTGAACTCGGGATCGACCAACAACGCCACCAGGATCAATCCGACCAGCGCTACCAGCGAGTACTCGCTAGCGACGATGGCAAACCGCGCCAGCGTGCGCGTGGCCGTTCGCTTGCGCGGCAACTGCGGTCCCCCGGCCAGCGGCAACTCGGCGGCGATCGCCACACCGGCCGCCGCGGCGATTTCGTCGGAGCTGACCAGGATCGCCTCTTGATCGGCGGTCGGAACGCAAAGGGCGGCGAAGCCTCCCAGCAGCGTCGCCACCGCCAGCAACATGCCGACCCGCGGCAGCGGAAAGTTGCCGCCAATCATGCCGACGATGTGCGCCGACTTGTCGGGGGTCGCCTGGATCGACGTATAGAAGCGATGGCCGTCGGCGGCGATCTGATGTTTGCCGCCAACCGATTGCAGCGACATCCGAGCCTGCACGACCGCCTGCTTCAAACGTTCATGTTCCGACTTCAGCTTTTCGACATTGACCGGCGGCAGTTGGGCGCCTTCGACCGAAGGAGGGGGATCGGCGAACCGCGGCACTTGCGTCAGCTGCGCTTCCAGCGCCGTGATCTGCGCTTTCACGTTGATCACAATCGGGTGCTCTTCGGTCCGCTGCGACAGCAAGACCGACAGCTCCGACTTTTGGTCCGAGATCTGTTGCTGTAGTTCTTGCCACTGCAGATTCTCTTCGATGACCGGGGCTTGGACGTCGACCTGCGGTTGGCGACCGGTGATGACGTCTCCATATTGTTGAACGAACTCGTCCAGATTCTGCTGCGACTGGACCAAGACGCTGCGGGCCGATTGATCGAGCTGAATCGCCGCGTCGCCAATCAGGTTGGCCTGGTCGTCGGCATGCTGGTCAAGCTCGTGTTGATAGGCTGCGCCGATCTGTTGGGCCAGCGAGATCGCCGCGGCGGTGGTGGGGGCGGTGGTCGCAATAGTGACGTCGGCGTGATGGCCGCCAGCGCGGGGGGTGATCGCAATCTCAATCCGCTGTCGCAGCTGGTCGACGGTGAGGGTGGAGTCCGCCTCTTTGGTCTGTTCGGCGACCCGCGACAACCCGTCATCCGACAACGTCTTGGTCTTGGCCTGCTCGACGACATTCAGAAGCGACGTTTCATCCGGCAGATCGGCCGAGACAAGAACTTCCAGTTCGGCAACGACCGACTCGACCGGCGTTCGACAGAAGTAGAGACCGATCGCGATCACCGCCAACGCCGTTACGACAAATGCGTAGGCGCGACTCCCTGCGTTGGATCGGGCTGGTTGCGTCGCCGAGTCTTCCACGTTCTCACTCCATCCTTGGGGCTGGCGGATGCTAGCTGTCCATGCCAACAATACGCCGTTGTCTATTCATCGGCGCCCAGTCGCTTGCGCTCCATCGGAATCGGTTGGTTCGCACTTCGAAATCGCCCGGGTAAAATAGAGGAATTCGAAACTCGCACCGCAGCCGCCGGAGTCGCTCGTTGTTTCAGCGCAAGATATGTGGAATCACCTCCGTCCAAGACGCCCAGGCGATGATCGCCGCCGGCGCCGATGCGCTCGGACTGAATTTCTATCCCCAGAGCAAACGGTTCCTCTCAGCCGAAATCGCGCCGGACGTTCGCCAGGCGATCCCGAGTGAAGTCGCCGCGGTGGGGCTATTCGTCAACGCCGATGTGGTGGACGTCGCCGCCGTCGCCAAAAAATTATCGCTCGACTGGGTGCAGCTGCATGGGGACGAGCCGCCCGAGTATTTGGCTCGGCTGCGGCAACTTGGCGCACCGCCGATCTTAAAGGCCTTCCGCTGCGGCCCTGATTGGAAAGTGGAGATCGCCCAGTTCCTTTCGCGGTGCGGCGATCTCGGCTGCCGTCCGGCGGCGATTTTGATCGACGGATTTCAGGCCAGCGCGTATGGCGGCACGGGGAAGACCGCCGATTGGAATGCGTTGGTCGATTGGCCTCAGTGGCTCAATTGCGAATGTCTAGTTCTGGCTGGGGGGCTGACGCCCGACAATGTTTCGGCCGCGATTGCTCAAGTGCGGCCGACCGCGGTCGATACCGCCAGTGGCGTCGAGAGCGAGCCCGGCAGGAAAGATCTGCAACTGGCGGCAAGTTATTGTGCAAATGTGAAGATCGCGATGGGCGAGTAAAAGCCCTGTAAAACCCGGCTTTGCTAGCGTTCGGGCATTTACGGACTTACTAAAGATTGGCTACATTTAACTATTCCCCAGGTAACCGGGGTACGCGGCGCCGTTGCGCAAGCCGCTCGCTTTGCGGTGTAACGAAGAATAGCCGCACATGTTTTACCAATTCAAAGAAGGAGACGTCTCCGTGTCGCAAGTTGAAAAGCTCCCCTACAAAGTCAAAGACATTAGCTTGGCCGCGTGGGGACGAAAAGAGATCCAGCTGGCCGAGGTCGAAATGCCCGGTTTGATGGCGCTCCGCGAACGGTATGGCAAGGACAAGCCGCTGAAGGGCGCCCGCATCGCCGGTTGCCTTCACATGACGGTCCAGACCGCGGTCTTGATCGAGACGCTGATCGAACTGGGCGCCGAGGTGACCTGGAGCAGCTGCAACATTTTCTCGACTCAAGATCACGCCGCCGCGGCGGTCGCCGAACGTGGCGTGCCGGTCTATGCCTGGAAGGGCGAAACCGACGAAGAGTTCGACTGGTGCATTGAGCAGACGATCATCTTCCCCGACGGTAAGCCGCTGAACATGATCCTGGACGACGGCGGCGACTTGACCGTCATGGTTCACCAGAAGTACCCGGAACTATGCGAAGGGATCCGCGGCCTGTCGGAAGAAACCACGACCGGCGTGCACCGTCTCTACCACATGTTCAAGAAGGGCGAGCTGAAGATGCCCGCCATCAACGTCAACGACTCGGTTACCAAGAGCAAGTTCGACAACTTGTACGGTTGCCGCGAATCGCTGGCCGACGGCATCAAGCGTGCGACCGACATCATGGTCGCCGGTAAGGTCGTGGTCGTCTGCGGCTACGGCGATGTCGGCAAGGGTTGCGCCCAGTCGATGCGTGGCTTTGGCGCCCGCGTGATCGTCACCGAAATCGATCCGATCAACGCCCTGCAGGCCGCGATGGAAGGTTTCGAGGTCACGACGGTCGAAGATTCGGTCGCCGAAGGCGATATCTTCGTCACCACCACCGGCAACCGCGACATCATCACCGGCGCCCACATGGAGCAGATGAAGAATGACGCGATCGTCTGCAATATCGGTCACTTCGATCTCGAGATCGACATGGCCTACCTGCTGAAGACGCCGGGCATCACCCGCGACACCATCAAGCCTGATTCGGTGCCGGGCGGTCCGCTCGATCGCTTCACCTTCGCCGACGGTCACTCGATCCTGGTTCTGGCTGAAGGCCGCCTGGTTAACCTCGGTTGTGCGACCGGTCACCCGTCGTTCGTCATGTCGAGTTCGTTCACCAATCAGGTGATTGCTCAGCTCGAACTGTGGCAGAACTCCGACAGCTACCCGATCGGCGTCCATGTCTTGCCGAAGCACCTGGACGAAGAAGTCGCCCGGTTGCACCTCGACAAGCTCGGCGTGAAGCTGACCAAAATGACCCAAACCCAGGCCGACTACATCGGCGTGCCGGTCGAAGGTCCTTACAAGCCGGATCACTACCGCTACTAAATCGAATCGATCGGCCTTGCCCAGATCGGCTGGGCAGGTTGACCTGAGATAGGCTTGGGGGCTGCGACGTATAGTTCGCGGCCCCCTTTTTTGTTCTTATCGCACAGATTTGTTTTCACCGCACTGAGACGAGTAAGCATCGAATGCCAGAGATTCAAGCAATTCGCGGACTCCGCTACGACCTGGGCCACGTCGGCTCGCTCAGCGACGTCGTCGCACCGCCCTACGATGTGATCGGTCCCGAGCTACAGGATGAGTTGTACAAAAAGCATCCGGCCAACGCGGTGCGGCTGATCCTGAACCGCGAAGAGCCCGGGGACGACGACGCCAACGATCGCTACCACCGAGCCGAGCGCTTTTTGAAGACCTGGATCCGCGAAGGGGTTCTCTCGCAAGAAGCCGACCCGGCGATCTACGTCTATCACCAAGAGTTTGAAGCGGCAGGAACCAAGTACGTCCGCCACGGCTTTATGGCCGGGGTGAAGCTGGTTCGCTTTGGCGAAGGGAACATCTACCCACACGAGGAAACCCACTCGTCGGCCAAGGCGGATCGCCTGAAGTTGTTCAACGCGACCAAAACCAACCTGAGCCAGATCTTCGGCCTCTATCCCGATCCGGGCAATCAGACCCAGAAACTGCTCGACGACTACGTGATCGATAAGACGCCGCTGGTCGCGACCGATCACCTGGGAGTCGTGCATCGTCTGTGGCCGGTGACCGATTTGCCGATCATCTCGCAGGTCGCCACCGCGATCGCCGACGCCCCGATGTATGTCGCCGACGGGCATCACCGGTTTGAGACCGCCTGCAATTACAAAGACCAATTGGCCGAGTCGGGCGAACTGACCGCGGGCCATCCGGCCAACTACGTGATGACGATGCTGGTCAGCATGAGCGACGACGGAATGATCGTCCTGCCGACGCATCGGATGTTTCGCGGTCTGCCCGCGATGAGCTCCAGTGACCTGGTCGCCAAGCTGGGCGACTACTTTGACGTCGCCCTGGCCGGGCAAGGCGCCGAGCAGGCCGACATGATCTGGACCGACATCGCCACCGCCGACAACCAGGGGCAGATCGGTTTCTACTGTCCGATCGACAACACCTGGGTGATGGCGACGATCAACGAAGCGGGCATGACCAAGATGGCCGAGATCGCCGCTGAGCATAGCGAGGACTGGCAAGGACTGGGCGTTTCGATCCTGCACGGGTTGGTGATTGAGAACTTGCTGGGCGCCAAGGATCTGCCGAAAGCCAACTACGTGCACTTGGTGAGCGAAGTGGAGGAAGGGATCGAAAAGGGAGATCCCGACAACGGCGGTCAGCCCTATCCGTTGGCGGCGATCGTCATGCCGGCGACGATCGATCACATTCGCAGCATCAGCGAACATGGCGAACGGATGCCCGCCAAGAGCACCTACTTCTATCCGAAGCTGCTCAGCGGGCTGGTCTTCAATCCGCTTGCCAAGACGTCAAGCTCCTAGCCAATCGTCACCGTTTCACGTGAAACGCGACCAACACAAGGGCGTGCCGGGCAAATGTTCGGGACGCCCTTTTTGCGTAATTTGGGCGTTTCACGTGAAACAGGCGAAATCGTGCCGGATCTCCGTTTCACGTGAAACATGCCGATTTCCGTTTTTCACGGGGGAAATGACATTCCGCGTTTGCGCGCTTCCTCGCTAGAATCTCCAACCGCACATCGCCAAGTGGCGGTGAGCGACCGAACGTGAGGGGACCTGTGGCTCGAATCATCTGCATCGCGAATCAGAAGGGAGGCGTCGGCAAGACGACCACCGCCATTAACTTGGCCGTGGCGCTGGCCAAGTCTGCCCAGAAGACGTTGCTGATTGATCTCGATCCGCAGTGTAATGCGACGACCGGATTGAGCCTGACGCCGACCGACCGGCATCCGCTGGTCCTGCAGCAGTCGCTGCGGGAAGCGATCCAGCCGACGGCGCTTCCTGGGCTCGACCTGTTGCCGGGCAGCCGCAGCTTCCAGGATGTCGAAACGTTGGCGTCGGACGATCAGCCGCAGGCTGCCGTGCTGGAGTCTCATCTGGAGCGCGGCATGGCGGGCTACGACTTCGTCCTGATCGACTGTCCCCCGTCGGTCGGCAAGCTTACGCAAACGGCCCTCTCGGCTTCGACCGAGGTGCTGATGCCGATCCAGTGCGAGTACTTCGCGATGGAAGGTCTGACGCAGATGATCCAGGTGATCCGCAGCGTCATGCAAAAGAAGCCGGACCGATTGGCGTTTGGCGGGATCGTGCTGACGATGCACGATCCACGATTGGAATTGACCGCCGAGGTCGAGGACGAGGTCCGCGACTTTTTCGGCGAAGTGGTTTTCGACACCGTGGTGCCCCGGGACGTGCTCGTTAGCGAGGCGCCCAGCCACGGTTGTTCGGTCCTTGATCATGCGCCCCGCTCACGAGGAGCGCGGGCTTACATTGAACTATGCATGGAGGTGTTGGAGCGTGACTAAGCAAAAACGGCTGGGACGTGGGTTGGCGGCCCTGTTGGGCGGGCCGATGGATGAGAATGGCGCTCCGATGGAAGCCCCGATCGAAGCGGGCTCGCCGCGCGTCTACAACCCCGACCATCAGGAACAGCCAGCGGCTGAGGCTCCAGCGGCCCCGGCCGAGGTTGGCGGCGAGCGGCTATTGAAGCTGCCGGTCGAAGAGATCGACGCCAACCCGTACCAACCGCGGCAAGAGTTCAACGACGAAGAGATCGCCGAGCTGGCGCAAAGCCTCCAGCAGCATGACATGCTGCAGCCGATCGCCGTTCGCCAGGTGGACGGGCGTTACCAGTTGATCTCGGGCGAACGTCGTCTGCGGGCCGCGATCGTCGCCGGTTGGGACGAAGTGCCGGTTCGCGTCTTCGAGGCGGACGACCAGACGGTGGCCGAGTTGGCGATCGTGGAGAACCTGCAGCGGAAAGACCTGAACGCGATTGAAAAGGCGATGTCGTTCGAGCGGTACCTGCACGAGAACGGCTGCACCCAATCGGAACTTGCCGAGCGGATCGGCGTCGATCGCTCGACCGTGGCGAACCTGCTGCGTCTGCTCGAACTGCCGGAGCCGGTAATGACCGCCGTGATGACCGGTGAACTGACCGCCGGACATGCCCGGGCGCTGCTGCCGCTGGGGGAAGAAGGAATCCAGGTCGAGTTCGCCCGGCGGATCTTTGCAGAGGGCTGGAGCGTCCGTGGCGCCGAAGAGGCGGTCCAGGATTATATTCACGCCAGCGACGGCCCGGCCACGATCAAGGTGCCGGTCAAAAAGGGGCGCGTGGTCAGCGACCAGGTCGCCTCGCTGGAGCAGGAGTTCCGGATGGCCCTGGGGACCAAGGTCGACATCAAGCAATCGGCCCGCGGCGGCAAGATTGTGTTGCACTTCAAGGGGAACGACGAATTCGACCGGATTCGGGACCATTTGCTGGGCGGGGCGACCGAACTGCGGAAAGCCGGCTAGAAAAACGTGCCGGCTTGTGTAAGGATGTATAGCGTACGTGTCATTGCCAGGTTCCCGCTCGGCGGATAAGATCGGGGACTAACTCGGGGTGTAGCGCAGCCTGGCTAGCGCATCTGCTTTGGGAGCAGAGGGTCGCAGGTTCGAATCCTGTCACCCCGACTTGCCTTCGGCAAGTAGAGAGTAGAGGGGAGAAAGTAGAGCAGTAGAAAGAAAGGGGTCTCGGCCGAAATTGCCGGGGCTGTCTCGAAATCTAGCCGCTCAGCTTTCTCCCACTCTACTCGGTCTACTGTTCTCCTTTCTACTCACTTCTTCGAGTAGCATCACATAGACCAACAACGTCGCGCTATCTCTTCTCCCCTCGGATATCTCATGCCCTACGATCTCAAACCTCTCTTCCAACATCCCCCCTCGCGATGCCAAATCGTCCGCTACGCCAAGCCAAACGACCCGACCGTGCATTTGCAATGGCTCAAACCGGGCGACTACACCGATATCTTAGAAGAGGACGAAGAAATGTTCGGTCACCTGACCACATTTGGACCCGCGGGATATCTGTGCGTGTTTGCGGCGGATGAGCTTTGAGGGGGCGGCGTGATACCCAGCGTATCGCTACCGCACCCAACCAAATCGATCCGTCGGCCCGACAATCAACCAGGCCCGGCCGACAATCCGCTGCGGCGGTACTGGCCCGTTGAAGCGGCTGTCGTCGGAATCTTTGAGGTCGTCCCCCAGCACATAATAGCCGTCGCCGCAGGGGATTGGATGGCCGTCGACCAGGTTGCCGAACTTCAGATACTTGAGGTCGAGCGACGGCGGAAATTCGACCGGTTTGCCGTCGACCAGCAGTTCGCCGGAGCGGTCCATTTGGACCGTTTCGCCCGGCAGGGCGACGACCCGTTTCATTCGCTTGTCGCCGATGTCGGAGATGAACGTGATCACTTCCCAGCGGCGCGGGCGGCGAAACCAGCGGGTGACCTTCTCGGTAATCACGCGATCGCCGTCGTCCGGATTGGTCCCGACTAGCGTCGGCGCCATCGACGGCGAGATGACGACGGCGTAATCCATCGTCAGCCAGTAGAACCCGACGATGGCGCCAAAGATCGCCAAACCGCGCTCCACATAGCGCAGCATTTTGCGACCCGCGGCGGCGTAACGTTTGCCGGCGGGCGCGTCGTTATTCGGTTTCGGACTGGCTGGCTTCAGCATCACGGACCGCTTGTTCGATTTGCATTTGTCGCTCTTCCCACTTCAGCTTGGCTG from Blastopirellula retiformator encodes:
- a CDS encoding ParA family protein; translation: MARIICIANQKGGVGKTTTAINLAVALAKSAQKTLLIDLDPQCNATTGLSLTPTDRHPLVLQQSLREAIQPTALPGLDLLPGSRSFQDVETLASDDQPQAAVLESHLERGMAGYDFVLIDCPPSVGKLTQTALSASTEVLMPIQCEYFAMEGLTQMIQVIRSVMQKKPDRLAFGGIVLTMHDPRLELTAEVEDEVRDFFGEVVFDTVVPRDVLVSEAPSHGCSVLDHAPRSRGARAYIELCMEVLERD
- a CDS encoding ParB/RepB/Spo0J family partition protein, with product MTKQKRLGRGLAALLGGPMDENGAPMEAPIEAGSPRVYNPDHQEQPAAEAPAAPAEVGGERLLKLPVEEIDANPYQPRQEFNDEEIAELAQSLQQHDMLQPIAVRQVDGRYQLISGERRLRAAIVAGWDEVPVRVFEADDQTVAELAIVENLQRKDLNAIEKAMSFERYLHENGCTQSELAERIGVDRSTVANLLRLLELPEPVMTAVMTGELTAGHARALLPLGEEGIQVEFARRIFAEGWSVRGAEEAVQDYIHASDGPATIKVPVKKGRVVSDQVASLEQEFRMALGTKVDIKQSARGGKIVLHFKGNDEFDRIRDHLLGGATELRKAG
- the lepB gene encoding signal peptidase I, which encodes MLKPASPKPNNDAPAGKRYAAAGRKMLRYVERGLAIFGAIVGFYWLTMDYAVVISPSMAPTLVGTNPDDGDRVITEKVTRWFRRPRRWEVITFISDIGDKRMKRVVALPGETVQMDRSGELLVDGKPVEFPPSLDLKYLKFGNLVDGHPIPCGDGYYVLGDDLKDSDDSRFNGPVPPQRIVGRAWLIVGPTDRFGWVR